One window from the genome of Oncorhynchus kisutch isolate 150728-3 linkage group LG21, Okis_V2, whole genome shotgun sequence encodes:
- the taf1a gene encoding TATA box-binding protein-associated factor RNA polymerase I subunit A — MVFGANSHFLLNNLNQIYVNENRSNFERWVMDDLESELRVPVEEQGENESSDDDESINRKRIKKPNLPLAPPLFKETPRETGFHKTTRNCLQHIREVLLHHRWQDAAEYMASYSQTLEDTTANMPQLYAEIIWRIGTEILHHHPDSKLEDYNSFYERVKHSGVKHYLKVCLEHSFHLLVNGQFEDAKLQLSIAESWRYGKQSAGQSQRIRLIQAYSGFLDYFIWCDKKATASSTDEYDAAVNQEMHSYFRQSSVNLKEIMKLPGVWDPFVLSYIDMLEFYNDHEGAVKVLNDYAYDNSFPPNPNAHVYLYRYMKKQNHPLKKLLKVLKILHTLVPSHELMPEYCSLLVQSENEGDLQKALGVVLDLLDYSSWRSNLDVWNHLMNIIKRLRMKKQWLKIFAEEMGYRKDWWLEIHFSTFQARKDSAENRELLEVKSFVVGAFCPRYASMYCGVGKAARKGVTSEARKAKRNPKPLRNIRRLRRERGQQSQD; from the exons ATGGTGTTTGGCGCAAATTCACACTTTTTGCTAAACAACCTAAATCAAATATATGTTAACGAAAATAGGTCGAACTTTGAACGGTGGGTCATGGATGATCTGGAGTCAGAACTGAGGGTGCCCGTTGAAGAACAGGGCGAAAATGAGTCTTCAGATGACGATGAATCAATCAACAGAAAACGAATCAAGAAGCCAAACCTTCCCCTGGCGCCTCCTTTATTTAAAG AGACACCCCGTGAGACTGGCTTTCACAAGACCACAAGGAACTGCCTCCAGCACATCAGGGAGGTCTTGCTGCACCATAGATGGCAGGATGCCGCAGAGTACATGGCCAGTTACTCACAGACACTGGAGGATACCACCGCAAACATGCCACAACTCTACGCTGAG ATCATTTGGAGGATAGGCACAGAGATACTACACCACCATCCCGACTCGAAGCTGGAAGACTACAACAGTTTCTATGAGCGAGTGAAACACTCAGGAGTAAAGCATTACCTGAAG GTCTGTCTGGAGCACTCGTTCCATCTCCTGGTCAATGGGCAGTTTGAGGATGCCAAGCTTCAGCTGTCCATCGCTGAGAGCTGGAGGTATGGCAAGCAGTCAGCCGGTCAGTCCCAGAGGATTAGGCTGATCCAGGCCTATAGTGGCTTCCTGGATTACTTCATCTGGTGTGACAAGAAAGCCACTGCATCCAGCACAG ATGAGTATGATGCAGCTGTCAACCAAGAAATGCATAGCTACTTCCGACAATCTTCTGTGAACCTGAAGGAGATCATGAAGCTTCCTGGTGTCTGGGATCCTTTTGTTCTGAGTTACATTGAT ATGCTGGAATTCTACAACGATCATGAGGGAGCTGTGAAGGTTCTAAATGACTATGCCTATGACAACAGTTTCCCACCCAACCCCAATGCCCATGTCTACCTATACCGGTACATGAAGAAACAGAACCACCCACTGAAGAAACTTCTCAAAGTGCTGAAG ATCCTGCATACATTGGTCCCAAGTCATGAGTTGATGCCGGAATACTGTTCTCTTCTGGTACAGTCGG AGAATGAGGGTGATCTTCAGAAGGCTCTAGGTGTGGTTCTGGATCTCCTGGACTACTCCAGTTGGAGGAGCAACTTGGATGTCTGGAACCATTTGATGAACATCATCAAGAGACTGAGGATGAA AAAACAATGGCTGAAGATTTTTGCAGAGGAGATGGGGTACAGAAAGGACTGGTGGCTAGAAATACACTTCTCAACATTCCAGGCCAGGAAAGATTCTGCAGAGAATAGAGAGCTACTGGAAGTGAAGAGCTTTGTGGTTGGAGCCTTTTGTCCTCGCT ATGCCTCCATGTACTGCGGTGTTGGTAAGGCAGCCCGAAAAGGAGTAACTTCTGAGGCTCGAAAGGCTAAGAGGAATCCTAAACCGCTAAGAAATATAAGAAGGCTCAGAAGAGAAAGGGGACAGCAAAGCCAAGACTGA